From the Lathyrus oleraceus cultivar Zhongwan6 chromosome 4, CAAS_Psat_ZW6_1.0, whole genome shotgun sequence genome, one window contains:
- the LOC127075664 gene encoding protein ENHANCED PSEUDOMONAS SUSCEPTIBILITY 1, whose product MSSVQVLSTTTIHAQNHNLNGSNDRTIDLSPWDLQFLPFGYNQISFVYRHSNKSDIFNQIQHLKQSFSSALDFFHIFAGRLKITQHGDNTISCSIKCNNKGALFVHAAAKYITVNDILEPTHLPYVHHSLFLMNGIKNYQGTSHPLLAVQVTELDDGIFIGITSSHVVGDANLFSNFNNLWAKISRGSFEVSKTPIFERWFPKGIECPIRFPLTIEAQSNLKEKKLNPPERIFHFTKENIAKLKFKANFEAGKKNISSLQAVLTHIWRSFTRSKKIDYETDVSFSIDINVRQRLDPPLHEDYFGNAVIECLVTMKAGELLDDGGLGKGALKMNKMIASHTDEMIRSHYEKWLIKPIFYVTPKDVSQNKGLVIAYSPRYDVYGNDFGWGKPVGVRTGGADKREGKINVFAGVEEGSMVLEVCLSYDILEAMENDLEFMDVVSP is encoded by the coding sequence ATGAGTTCCGTCCAAGTTCTATCCACCACAACAATTCATGCACAAAATCACAATCTCAATGGCTCAAATGATCGTACAATCGATCTATCCCCATGGGATCTACAATTCCTCCCATTTGGATATAATCAAATAAGTTTTGTTTATCGTCATTCAAACAAATCAGATATATTTAACCAAATCCAGCACCTTAAACAATCCTTTTCCTCTGCCCTTGATTTTTTCCACATCTTCGCAGGTCGTCTCAAAATCACACAACACGGAGATAACACTATCTCTTGTTCTATCAAATGTAATAACAAAGGTGCACTATTTGTTCATGCCGCAGCAAAATATATTACTGTGAATGATATTCTTGAACCCACTCATCTTCCTTATGTTCATCACTCACTTTTCTTAATGAACGGAATAAAAAACTACCAAGGGACATCACATCCATTACTCGCAGTTCAAGTAACAGAGCTAGATGATGGAATATTTATCGGGATTACATCAAGCCATGTGGTTGGTGATGCTAATTTGTTTTCCAATTTTAACAATTTGTGGGCAAAAATCTCAAGAGGGTCTTTTGAAGTGTCCAAAACTCCAATATTTGAACGTTGGTTTCCTAAAGGTATTGAATGCCCCATTCGATTTCCTCTCACAATAGAGGCACAAAGTAATCTTAAAGAAAAAAAACTAAACCCACCAGAGAGAATATTTCATTTCACAAAAGAAAATATTGCAAAACTAAAATTTAAAGCCAACTTTGAGGCCGGTAAAAAAAATATATCTTCTTTGCAAGCAGTTTTAACTCACATTTGGCGTTCTTTTACACGTTCTAAAAAAATTGACTACGAAACTGATGTGAGTTTTTCGATTGATATAAATGTCAGACAAAGACTGGATCCTCCTTTGCATGAAGATTATTTTGGTAATGCTGTAATAGAATGTTTGGTTACAATGAAAGCTGGTGAATTGTTGGACGATGGTGGACTTGGCAAAGGTGCATTGAAGATGAATAAGATGATTGCTTCGCACACTGATGAGATGATAAGAAGTCACTATGAAAAGTGGTTAATAAAACCGATTTTTTATGTTACACCTAAAGATGTGTCCCAAAATAAGGGTTTGGTGATTGCTTATTCACCTAGGTATGATGTATATGGTAATGATTTTGGTTGGGGGAAACCTGTGGGAGTTCGAACCGGTGGTGCAGATAAACGAGAAGGAAAAATTAATGTGTTTGCAGGTGTAGAAGAAGGTAGTATGGTACTTGAAGTGTGTCTTTCTTATGATATTTTAGAAGCAATGGAAAATGATCTAGAGTTTATGGATGTTGTCTCACCCTAA